ACGGTACCTATCACCTTGCCATCCGCCGGATTATATACATCCATCTGTTCTTCGGTCTGAATCCATTGTCCAGCAATATAGACTTGATTTCGAAACATAGTAAAGACCTCCTCATCGTCTCTTCAGGCTGCAAGTGTCTATTGATCATCATCTTCTAGGTCACGATTCGTCCTTCTTATTATCCGTTACCCACTTACCCTAATGCAAAAAAATAAAACACCGGAGCTCATGTGAAAGCTCCAGTGTTTTCTATGTTCATCACGACTTCACTATCTTATTTAATCGCTGCGTCTACTTCCGTGATCATTTCGGATACGGACGTCAGGCCGCCACCGGAAAGATACCAGAAATCCGGATTCAAGTAAACGATATTACCCTCTTTCGCCGCGTTCGTTGTATTCACAAGCTCGTTCTCAACGACCGCTTTAGCGCCTGAATCCCCTTCGCCTGTGGCAACCGCTGCACCGCGATCGACAACAAAGAGATAATCCGGGTTCATCTCAACGATGTACTCATTCGAAATGTCTTTACCATGTGTGCTGACTTCGATGTTAGGATCTACAGCTCCGAAACCGAACACATCATGCAGAATGCCGAAGCGGGAACCTGGTCCGTATGCACTGATTTTGCCTTCGTTAGCCAGGATGATCAATGCCTTCTTGCCGGTTGCTGTAGCTTTCTCATTCAAAGCTTTGATGTTCTCGTCAATTGTAGCAAGCTCTTTTTCAACTTCTGCTTCTTTACCAAAGATTTGACCCAGCGTGTTCATGTTTGCTTTAAAGGATTCCATGTATTTGCTTGTATCCACACCCAGGAAGATGGTTGGGGCAATTTTGCTGAGTTCATCATACGCATCTTGCTGTCTGCCGGAAATGATGATCAGATCTGGTTTAATGCTGTTGATTTTCTCGAAGTCCGGCTCTTTCAAGCTGCCCACATTCTCATATTTCTTGTCTTCGAATTTGGACAGGTAGGCCGGGACATTCGCTTGGGGTACGCCCAGAACCTCAACGCCCAGTTTATCGACAGAGTCCAGAATACCAAAATCGAAAACAACGACGCGGGAAGGATTCTTCTTAACAAGTGTATCGCCCAGTTGATGGGTAATCGTGATTTCTTCGGTTGCAGCCGGTGTATCTCCAGCTGCATCTCCTCCACCCGTGCCGCTTGTTTTATCGTCTTGACCACAAGCCGCGAGTACAAGCGTGAACATTGCTACCATAAATAAAGCTAACCATTTTTTCATTATTTCACACCCCATTTTTATATTTAAAAGCTTTAACAATCCAACATATATTTGAACTTATGGTTGAATATGTAATTTAATATGAACAGACTAAACCATGCCGTCCTGTATCCAAGGCAGCCCTGTCCTTGTCTATGATTAAGGATTCCGTGCTTCTGTTCCCCCAGAATCCTTATCCTCTACTCTCTACTACCATGCCGCTTAGCCGTAGTAGACGCATACCCGATTGTCATTAATCTCTTCGATCTCAATGTCCATGTCATAGATTCCGCGGAGCACATTGCTCTGAATGATGTTCTCGGTCTTCCCTTCGCTTTCAATGGCTCCATCCTTCAATGCCACGATGTAATCCGAATAGAAGGAAGCGAAGTTGATGTCATGAATCACGATGACAATCGTCTTGTTCAGATCAGCGACAAGCTTTCTGAGAATCTTCATAATCTGTACGGAGTGCTTCATGTCCAGATTGTTCAGAGGCTCATCCAGCAGGATATACTCTGTATTCTGGGCGATAACCATTGCAATGTAGGCACGCTGGGTCTGACCGCCGCTGAGCTGATGAAGATATTTATGCTGCATATCCCCAAGCTCCATATAAGAGATCGCCTCATCTACGTATTTCTCATCTTCCGCGTTCAATCTGCCCTGAGAGTAAGGAAAACGACCGAAGGATACAAGCTCACGCACCGTCAGACGGAGGCTGATATGGTTGGATTGTTTCAGGATGGAAACCTTCTTCGCCAGATCGCCGCTCTTCCATTGGCTAACCTCTTTACCGTCCACCGTAATTTGTCCGCTGTCCTTGCCTGTTAATCTGCTAATCATGGACAGCAAGG
Above is a window of Paenibacillus sp. FSL K6-1330 DNA encoding:
- a CDS encoding siderophore ABC transporter substrate-binding protein, with protein sequence MKKWLALFMVAMFTLVLAACGQDDKTSGTGGGDAAGDTPAATEEITITHQLGDTLVKKNPSRVVVFDFGILDSVDKLGVEVLGVPQANVPAYLSKFEDKKYENVGSLKEPDFEKINSIKPDLIIISGRQQDAYDELSKIAPTIFLGVDTSKYMESFKANMNTLGQIFGKEAEVEKELATIDENIKALNEKATATGKKALIILANEGKISAYGPGSRFGILHDVFGFGAVDPNIEVSTHGKDISNEYIVEMNPDYLFVVDRGAAVATGEGDSGAKAVVENELVNTTNAAKEGNIVYLNPDFWYLSGGGLTSVSEMITEVDAAIK
- a CDS encoding ABC transporter ATP-binding protein; the encoded protein is MIQVTNVSKVYGGKKVVDNVSVTIPKGQITSFIGPNGAGKSTLLSMISRLTGKDSGQITVDGKEVSQWKSGDLAKKVSILKQSNHISLRLTVRELVSFGRFPYSQGRLNAEDEKYVDEAISYMELGDMQHKYLHQLSGGQTQRAYIAMVIAQNTEYILLDEPLNNLDMKHSVQIMKILRKLVADLNKTIVIVIHDINFASFYSDYIVALKDGAIESEGKTENIIQSNVLRGIYDMDIEIEEINDNRVCVYYG